The following coding sequences are from one Comamonas koreensis window:
- a CDS encoding CobD/CbiB family protein, translated as MSFFATLMALLLEQAKSLSRDNPVYAGVRAWVQWLSRNLDAGEQRHGWLAWSVAVLLPTALAMGMHWLLVALVGWPLAMAWHVLVLYVTLGFRQFSHHFTRIRHALESGDEDQARQYLADWQQVNADDLPRREIVRHVIEYSVLAAHRHVFGVLACYSIGSALGLGPAGAVFFRMAEYASRFARPSVQPAVMVQGAFETVAAKAWSIVDWLPSRLTALSFAVVGNFEEAIDGWRFQTQHFPNDNDGVILAATAGAIDIRLGGVALRARSVDIDAAAPLQIQGDGATTPGRDPEVAHLRSVVGLVWRSVVVWMLLLALLTLARLLG; from the coding sequence ATGAGTTTTTTCGCCACGCTGATGGCCCTGCTGCTGGAGCAGGCCAAATCCCTGTCTCGCGACAATCCGGTTTATGCCGGTGTGCGGGCCTGGGTGCAATGGCTCAGCCGCAACCTCGATGCCGGCGAGCAGCGCCACGGCTGGCTGGCCTGGAGCGTGGCGGTACTGCTGCCCACGGCCCTGGCCATGGGCATGCACTGGCTGCTGGTGGCCCTGGTGGGCTGGCCCCTGGCGATGGCCTGGCATGTGCTGGTGCTGTATGTGACCTTGGGCTTTCGCCAGTTCAGCCACCATTTCACGCGCATCCGCCATGCGCTGGAGTCCGGCGATGAGGACCAGGCGCGCCAGTACCTGGCCGACTGGCAGCAGGTCAACGCCGATGATCTGCCGCGCCGCGAGATCGTGCGCCATGTGATCGAGTACTCGGTGCTGGCCGCGCACCGCCATGTGTTTGGCGTGCTGGCCTGCTACTCCATCGGCTCGGCACTGGGCCTGGGGCCTGCCGGCGCGGTGTTTTTCCGCATGGCTGAATACGCCTCGCGCTTTGCGCGCCCATCGGTGCAGCCCGCGGTCATGGTGCAAGGCGCTTTCGAGACGGTTGCGGCCAAGGCCTGGTCCATCGTGGACTGGCTGCCTTCCCGGCTCACGGCGCTGAGCTTTGCCGTGGTGGGCAATTTTGAAGAGGCCATCGACGGCTGGCGCTTTCAGACCCAGCATTTCCCCAATGACAACGATGGCGTGATCCTGGCCGCGACCGCCGGTGCCATCGACATCCGCCTGGGCGGGGTGGCCTTGCGCGCCCGCAGCGTCGATATCGATGCCGCCGCGCCCCTGCAGATCCAGGGCGATGGCGCCACCACCCCCGGCCGTGACCCGGAAGTGGCCCACCTGCGCAGCGTGGTGGGCCTGGTGTGGCGCTCCGTCGTGGTCTGGATGCTGCTCTTGGCGCTGCTCACCTTGGCGCGCCTGCTGGGGTAA
- a CDS encoding CoA pyrophosphatase has translation MSNASSLSPSSPPAAAARVSSIMDPRRAPVVQIDSALPAVAPRLLRADSLRQAFVAHPHGGEPEIFRERSWTDRPPAKAAVLVALVQRQEMHVLLTQRSAGLTNHSGQIAFPGGRQDPEDRDINDTALREAWEEVGLARERVEIIGRLPEYATGSGFEVTPIVGLVQPPLSLQANPGEVDEVFEVPLSFLMNPAHHRWQQLDTPEFSRRWLSMPYDDPASGQQRFIWGATASMLRNLYRFLAFPPAS, from the coding sequence ATGTCTAACGCCTCCTCCCTCTCGCCTTCATCACCGCCCGCCGCCGCTGCGCGGGTGTCGTCCATCATGGACCCGCGCCGCGCGCCGGTCGTGCAGATCGACTCGGCCCTGCCGGCGGTCGCTCCGCGCCTGTTGCGGGCCGATTCGCTGCGCCAGGCTTTTGTCGCCCATCCCCATGGCGGTGAGCCGGAAATCTTCCGCGAGCGCAGCTGGACGGACCGGCCCCCGGCCAAGGCCGCCGTGCTGGTAGCACTGGTGCAGCGCCAGGAGATGCATGTGCTGCTGACCCAGCGTAGCGCCGGCCTGACGAACCATTCGGGGCAGATTGCCTTTCCTGGCGGCCGCCAGGACCCGGAGGACCGTGATATCAACGACACCGCGCTGCGCGAGGCCTGGGAAGAGGTGGGACTGGCGCGCGAGCGGGTTGAAATCATTGGCCGCCTGCCCGAGTACGCGACCGGCTCGGGCTTTGAGGTGACGCCCATCGTCGGGCTGGTGCAGCCACCGCTTAGCCTGCAGGCCAACCCGGGCGAGGTGGACGAGGTGTTCGAGGTGCCGCTGTCCTTCTTGATGAACCCTGCGCACCACCGCTGGCAGCAGCTCGATACACCCGAGTTCAGCCGGCGCTGGCTGTCGATGCCCTATGACGATCCCGCATCGGGCCAGCAGCGCTTTATCTGGGGGGCAACGGCCAGCATGCTGCGCAATTTGTACCGGTTTTTGGCCTTTCCACCCGCTTCCTAG
- the rplS gene encoding 50S ribosomal protein L19 codes for MNLIQILEQEEIARLNKTIPEFAPGDTVIVSVNVVEGTRKRVQAYEGVVIAKRNRGLNSGFTVRKISSGEGVERTFQTYSPMIAGIEVKRRGDVRRAKLYYLRERSGKSARIKEKLPARKAAPVAAA; via the coding sequence ATGAACCTGATCCAGATTCTCGAGCAAGAAGAAATTGCTCGCCTGAACAAGACCATTCCTGAATTTGCCCCTGGCGATACCGTGATCGTGAGTGTGAACGTTGTTGAAGGTACGCGCAAGCGCGTGCAGGCTTACGAAGGCGTGGTGATTGCCAAGCGCAATCGCGGTCTGAACAGCGGCTTCACCGTGCGCAAGATCTCCAGCGGCGAAGGCGTGGAACGTACGTTCCAAACCTACAGCCCTATGATCGCCGGTATCGAAGTCAAGCGCCGCGGCGATGTGCGCCGTGCCAAGCTGTACTACCTGCGTGAACGCAGCGGCAAGTCGGCTCGTATCAAGGAAAAGCTGCCAGCACGCAAGGCAGCACCTGTGGCAGCTGCGTAA
- the trmD gene encoding tRNA (guanosine(37)-N1)-methyltransferase TrmD, with protein sequence MRFDIITLFPELFGPFVEVGVTRRAYSSGQVAVQCWNPRDYAPGNYRRVDDRPFGGGPGMVMMAQPLADCLAAIREARAEAQPAPLVLFSPIGERIDHAQVQRWSDSQGAILLCGRYEGVDQRFIDRHVDVQLSLGDFVLSGGEIAAMALLDAVARLQPGVLHDEGSHQFDSFNPALDGLLDCPHYTRPEVWEGEPVPAALLSGHHANIERWRREQSLRNTAIHRPELLDRARSRKQLSRKDEQLLASADLVNLAKPL encoded by the coding sequence ATGCGCTTTGACATCATCACCTTGTTCCCCGAGCTGTTCGGTCCCTTTGTCGAGGTGGGCGTGACGCGCCGTGCCTACAGCAGCGGCCAGGTGGCGGTGCAGTGCTGGAACCCGCGCGATTACGCCCCAGGCAACTACCGCCGCGTCGATGACCGCCCCTTTGGCGGCGGCCCCGGCATGGTGATGATGGCCCAGCCGCTGGCCGACTGCCTGGCCGCCATCCGCGAAGCGCGTGCCGAGGCGCAGCCCGCGCCGCTGGTGCTGTTCTCGCCGATTGGCGAGCGTATCGACCATGCCCAGGTGCAGCGCTGGTCCGATTCGCAGGGTGCCATCTTGCTGTGCGGCCGCTACGAGGGCGTGGACCAGCGCTTTATTGACCGCCATGTCGATGTGCAGCTGAGCCTGGGCGATTTTGTGCTCTCGGGCGGCGAGATTGCCGCGATGGCCTTGCTTGACGCCGTGGCCCGCCTGCAACCCGGTGTGCTGCATGACGAGGGCAGCCACCAGTTCGACAGCTTCAACCCCGCGCTCGACGGTCTGTTGGATTGCCCCCACTACACCCGGCCCGAGGTCTGGGAGGGCGAGCCGGTGCCCGCAGCCCTGCTGTCGGGCCACCATGCCAATATCGAGCGCTGGCGCCGCGAGCAAAGCCTGCGCAACACGGCCATCCACCGCCCTGAGCTGCTGGACCGGGCGCGCAGCCGCAAGCAGCTCAGCCGCAAGGATGAGCAGCTGCTGGCCAGTGCCGATTTGGTAAATTTGGCAAAACCGCTATAA
- the rimM gene encoding ribosome maturation factor RimM (Essential for efficient processing of 16S rRNA), protein MPATELLLSPATLPDDAIEVARIADAWGVKGWFKVIALSPDPQALLKSKLWFIQPPEKGARHFQGVAQLEMRQARFHGDGMVGWAQGVDDRDQAEKLKGARVFISRADFPKTDDGEYYWVDLLGLAVVNREGVALGTVSDLMASGPQTVLVLNYEEDGKTQERLIPFVGAFVDEVSLPTKRITVDWQPDY, encoded by the coding sequence ATGCCCGCTACCGAGTTGTTGTTAAGCCCTGCCACCTTGCCCGATGACGCCATTGAAGTGGCGCGCATTGCCGATGCCTGGGGCGTCAAGGGCTGGTTCAAGGTGATTGCCCTCAGCCCCGACCCGCAGGCGCTGCTCAAATCCAAGCTGTGGTTCATCCAGCCGCCCGAGAAGGGCGCACGCCACTTCCAGGGCGTTGCTCAGCTCGAGATGCGCCAAGCGCGTTTCCATGGCGATGGTATGGTGGGCTGGGCCCAGGGCGTGGACGACCGCGACCAGGCCGAAAAACTCAAAGGTGCGCGGGTGTTCATCTCGCGCGCCGATTTCCCCAAGACCGATGACGGCGAGTACTACTGGGTGGACCTGCTGGGTCTGGCCGTGGTCAACCGTGAAGGCGTGGCGCTGGGCACCGTGAGCGACCTGATGGCCTCGGGCCCCCAGACCGTGCTGGTGCTGAACTACGAAGAAGACGGCAAGACGCAGGAGCGCCTGATTCCGTTTGTCGGCGCCTTTGTCGACGAGGTCTCGCTGCCCACCAAGCGCATCACGGTCGACTGGCAGCCGGACTACTGA
- the rpsP gene encoding 30S ribosomal protein S16: MVVIRLSRGGSKARPFYNIVVADKRVRRDGSFIERVGFYNPLAKEGVEGLRVALDRVAYWKSVGAQASTTVDRLVKQAAAKAA; encoded by the coding sequence ATGGTCGTTATTCGACTCTCCCGCGGCGGCTCCAAGGCCCGTCCGTTCTACAACATCGTCGTTGCTGACAAGCGCGTGCGCCGTGACGGCTCGTTCATCGAGCGCGTGGGTTTCTACAACCCACTGGCCAAGGAAGGCGTTGAAGGCCTGCGCGTTGCTCTGGACCGCGTGGCTTACTGGAAGAGCGTTGGTGCTCAGGCTTCCACCACCGTGGACCGTCTGGTCAAGCAAGCTGCTGCCAAGGCTGCTTAA
- a CDS encoding GNAT family N-acetyltransferase, giving the protein MPSVRASIPQDLPAITRIYAHHVLHGTGSFETEAPSEAEMSRRRDEVLSRQLPYLVAEDADGQILGFAYANWFKARPAYRFSAEDSIYVADGQHGRGLGRLLMNALIDHCEAAGVRKLIAVIGDSNNAGSVGVHRAAGFTQVGVMRSVGWKFGRWLDIVMMEKTLGDGDNSAPTT; this is encoded by the coding sequence ATGCCAAGTGTTCGTGCCAGCATCCCCCAGGATCTCCCCGCCATCACCCGCATTTATGCCCACCATGTGCTGCATGGCACGGGCAGCTTCGAGACCGAAGCCCCCAGCGAAGCAGAAATGTCCCGGCGCCGTGACGAGGTATTGTCGCGCCAGCTGCCCTACCTGGTCGCCGAGGACGCCGACGGCCAGATCCTGGGCTTTGCCTATGCGAACTGGTTCAAGGCCCGGCCGGCCTACCGCTTCTCGGCCGAGGACTCGATCTATGTGGCCGATGGGCAACATGGCCGGGGCCTGGGGCGCCTCTTGATGAACGCCTTGATCGACCACTGCGAGGCAGCTGGCGTGCGCAAGCTCATCGCCGTGATCGGGGACTCCAACAACGCCGGCTCGGTCGGTGTGCACCGCGCAGCCGGTTTTACCCAGGTGGGCGTGATGCGCTCGGTGGGCTGGAAATTTGGCCGCTGGTTGGATATCGTGATGATGGAAAAAACCCTGGGCGATGGCGACAACAGCGCCCCCACCACCTAA
- a CDS encoding TM2 domain-containing protein: MSHPITHAMPRSKSKTLATWLAFLGGPLGLHRFYLHGLGDMVGWMLPIPTALGLYGMERIASHGIDDQVSWVLVPLLGFTIAACALTAIVYGLMAPEKWNARHNPGLPEDALPGRTRWMTIFGIVASLLIGTTILMASLAYSFEHYFQYQIEEARKISQ; this comes from the coding sequence ATGAGCCACCCCATCACCCACGCGATGCCGCGCAGCAAGAGCAAGACCCTCGCCACATGGCTGGCCTTTCTGGGCGGGCCTTTGGGCCTGCACCGCTTCTACCTGCATGGCCTGGGTGACATGGTCGGCTGGATGCTGCCCATCCCCACAGCGCTGGGCCTGTATGGCATGGAGCGCATTGCCAGCCATGGCATTGACGACCAGGTCAGCTGGGTTCTGGTGCCGCTGCTGGGCTTTACCATTGCGGCCTGCGCACTGACGGCCATCGTCTACGGGTTGATGGCGCCCGAGAAGTGGAACGCCCGCCACAACCCCGGCCTGCCCGAGGACGCGCTGCCCGGCCGCACCCGCTGGATGACGATCTTCGGCATCGTGGCCTCGCTCTTGATCGGCACCACGATCCTGATGGCCAGCCTGGCCTACAGCTTTGAGCATTACTTCCAGTACCAGATCGAGGAAGCGCGCAAGATTTCGCAGTAA
- a CDS encoding alpha/beta hydrolase, with product MTDPALTPSIFSLHPLAWVAAALAVLMLVVLALAWWAAGWLSQPYRQQIAEPPAALGANAVEIATAQGMVRGWYAAGTPGQGAVLLLHGVRADRRAMLPRALALHARGHGVLLIDLPAHGQSDGEILSFGPREGLGIAAALAWLQAQQPTERVAVIGASLGGAGLLMAELARLPDAVVLEAVFPSMVAAVDNRVRAVLGSLTPLAPIATPLLLWQMPLRLGLDPHQLRPIDRLAGWTRPVMVLGGTQDRYTPPAETRQMAEAASQAQQSPQPLWLVPGAAHVDLHQFAPQAYEAQVFGFLRTHLQVNEQSR from the coding sequence ATGACCGACCCCGCACTGACCCCTTCGATCTTTTCGCTGCATCCGCTGGCCTGGGTTGCGGCTGCACTGGCCGTATTGATGCTGGTGGTACTGGCGCTGGCCTGGTGGGCGGCAGGCTGGCTTTCGCAGCCCTACCGCCAGCAGATCGCTGAGCCCCCGGCGGCGCTGGGTGCCAACGCCGTCGAGATCGCCACGGCGCAAGGCATGGTGCGGGGCTGGTATGCAGCGGGCACGCCCGGGCAGGGTGCCGTGCTGCTGCTGCACGGTGTGCGCGCTGACCGGCGTGCGATGCTGCCCCGGGCGCTGGCGCTGCATGCGCGCGGCCATGGGGTGCTGCTGATCGATTTGCCGGCCCATGGCCAAAGCGATGGGGAGATACTGTCCTTCGGGCCCCGGGAGGGCCTGGGCATTGCCGCTGCGCTGGCCTGGTTGCAGGCGCAGCAGCCGACGGAGAGGGTGGCAGTGATCGGCGCATCGCTCGGCGGCGCCGGGCTATTGATGGCGGAGCTGGCGCGGCTGCCCGATGCGGTGGTGCTCGAAGCCGTGTTCCCGAGCATGGTGGCCGCCGTGGACAACCGGGTGCGTGCGGTGCTGGGCTCCTTGACCCCGTTGGCGCCGATTGCCACGCCGTTGTTGCTCTGGCAGATGCCGCTGCGCCTGGGCCTGGATCCCCACCAGCTGCGGCCTATCGACCGCCTGGCCGGTTGGACCCGGCCAGTGATGGTACTGGGCGGCACGCAAGACCGCTACACCCCGCCCGCTGAAACCCGGCAGATGGCGGAGGCCGCAAGCCAGGCGCAGCAGTCGCCGCAACCGCTATGGCTGGTGCCGGGCGCGGCGCATGTGGATCTGCACCAGTTTGCGCCGCAGGCCTATGAGGCGCAGGTGTTTGGCTTTCTCCGCACGCATCTGCAGGTGAATGAGCAATCGCGCTGA
- a CDS encoding inorganic phosphate transporter has product MEPMQTALWVIVVLVALAILFDFMNGFHDAANSIATVVSTGVLKPTQAVVFAAFFNFVAIFVFHLSVAATIGKGIVHPGIVDTHVIFGALVGAIAWNLITWYYGIPSSSSHALIGGIVGAVIAKAGSGALVASGIWKTVAFIFVSPVLGFLLGSIMMVIVAWLFRRTTPGRVDKWFRRLQLVSAGAYSLGHGGNDAQKTIGIIWLLLLSTGYASPNDADPPAWAIISCYAAIGLGTMFGGWRIVKTMGQKITKLKPVGGFCAETGGAMTLFIATALGIPVSTTHTITGAIVGVGSTQRMSAVRWGVAGNIVWAWVLTIPASAFVAAFAYWVSLQLY; this is encoded by the coding sequence ATGGAACCGATGCAAACAGCCCTGTGGGTGATTGTCGTGCTGGTGGCGCTGGCCATCTTGTTCGACTTCATGAACGGGTTTCATGACGCGGCCAATTCGATTGCGACCGTTGTCTCTACTGGCGTGCTCAAGCCCACCCAAGCGGTGGTGTTTGCGGCATTTTTCAACTTTGTCGCGATCTTTGTCTTCCACCTGAGCGTGGCGGCGACCATCGGCAAAGGCATTGTTCACCCGGGCATTGTCGACACCCATGTGATCTTTGGCGCCCTCGTGGGCGCCATCGCCTGGAACCTGATCACCTGGTACTACGGCATCCCGTCGAGCTCCTCGCATGCGCTGATCGGCGGCATCGTGGGCGCGGTGATTGCGAAGGCGGGCTCGGGCGCGCTGGTCGCCAGCGGCATCTGGAAGACGGTGGCCTTCATCTTTGTCTCTCCGGTGCTGGGCTTTTTGCTCGGCTCGATCATGATGGTGATCGTGGCCTGGCTGTTCCGCCGCACCACGCCGGGCCGGGTCGACAAGTGGTTCCGCCGTCTGCAGCTGGTCTCTGCCGGTGCCTACAGCCTGGGCCACGGCGGCAATGATGCGCAAAAGACCATCGGCATCATCTGGCTGCTGCTGCTGTCCACCGGCTACGCATCGCCCAACGATGCCGATCCTCCTGCCTGGGCCATCATCTCGTGCTATGCGGCCATTGGACTGGGCACGATGTTTGGTGGCTGGCGCATTGTCAAGACCATGGGCCAGAAGATCACCAAGCTCAAGCCCGTCGGCGGCTTCTGCGCCGAAACCGGTGGCGCGATGACCTTGTTCATCGCCACCGCGCTGGGTATCCCCGTGTCGACCACGCACACCATCACCGGCGCCATCGTCGGCGTGGGCTCGACCCAGCGCATGAGCGCAGTGCGCTGGGGTGTGGCCGGCAATATCGTCTGGGCCTGGGTGCTGACCATCCCGGCCAGCGCCTTTGTGGCGGCCTTTGCCTACTGGGTGAGCCTGCAGCTCTATTGA
- a CDS encoding DUF47 domain-containing protein translates to MLFGKLLPREGNFFELFNQHADRIVEAAHAFSQLVANYNDPHLREKYNQDVDNAERAADRVTHEVNRTLHKTFITPIDREQIHSLINTMDDVADLIQDSAETMALYDVRHMTEEITRLTDLSVKCCERVRDAVKMLDRIADPSTTEAAIKTCEEIDRLESDADRVMRSAMSKLFREEPDVREVIKLKAIYELLETITDKCEDVANHIEGIILENS, encoded by the coding sequence ATGCTCTTTGGCAAACTCTTGCCGCGCGAAGGCAATTTCTTCGAACTGTTCAACCAGCACGCCGACCGCATCGTTGAAGCGGCCCACGCGTTCTCCCAACTGGTGGCCAATTACAACGACCCCCATCTGCGCGAAAAATACAACCAGGACGTGGACAATGCCGAGCGCGCTGCCGACCGCGTGACCCACGAGGTCAACCGCACCTTGCACAAGACCTTCATCACCCCCATCGACCGTGAACAGATCCACTCGCTGATCAACACCATGGACGATGTGGCCGACCTGATCCAGGACTCGGCCGAGACCATGGCGCTCTACGATGTGCGCCACATGACCGAAGAAATCACCCGCCTGACGGACCTGAGCGTCAAGTGCTGCGAGCGCGTGCGTGATGCCGTCAAGATGCTCGACCGCATTGCCGATCCCTCGACCACCGAAGCGGCCATCAAGACCTGCGAAGAGATCGACCGCCTCGAGAGCGATGCCGACCGCGTGATGCGCTCGGCGATGAGCAAGCTGTTCCGCGAGGAGCCCGATGTGCGCGAGGTGATCAAGCTCAAGGCCATCTACGAGCTGCTCGAGACCATCACCGACAAGTGCGAGGATGTGGCCAACCACATCGAAGGCATCATCCTGGAAAACTCCTGA
- a CDS encoding ABC transporter ATP-binding protein, whose protein sequence is MVDKTSNPVLLKVRGLKVAYGGIQAVKGVDFEVHEGELVSLIGSNGAGKTTTMKAVTATQAINDGQIEFLGENLKGRGAWDLVAKGLVMVPEGRGVFTRQTITDNLMLGAYLRKDKAGIQADIEKMFNIFPRLRERKDQLAGTMSGGEQQMLAMARALMAQPKLLLLDEPSMGLSPIMVDKIFEVVRNVYAMGVTIVLVEQNASRALAIADRGYVMESGIITMTGPGQQLLADPKVRAAYLGE, encoded by the coding sequence ATGGTTGACAAGACATCCAACCCCGTACTGCTGAAGGTGCGAGGGCTGAAAGTGGCCTATGGGGGCATTCAGGCCGTCAAGGGCGTCGATTTCGAGGTGCATGAGGGCGAGCTGGTATCGCTGATCGGCTCCAACGGTGCGGGCAAGACCACGACGATGAAGGCGGTGACGGCCACGCAGGCCATCAATGACGGGCAGATCGAGTTTCTGGGCGAGAACCTCAAGGGCCGGGGCGCCTGGGACCTGGTGGCCAAGGGCCTGGTGATGGTGCCAGAAGGGCGGGGCGTCTTCACGCGCCAGACCATCACCGACAACCTGATGCTGGGCGCCTACCTGCGCAAGGACAAGGCCGGCATCCAGGCCGATATCGAGAAGATGTTTAACATCTTCCCGCGCCTGCGCGAACGCAAGGACCAGCTGGCGGGCACCATGTCCGGCGGCGAGCAGCAGATGCTGGCGATGGCGCGCGCGCTGATGGCGCAGCCCAAGTTGCTGCTGCTCGATGAGCCATCGATGGGGCTGTCGCCGATCATGGTGGACAAGATCTTCGAGGTGGTGCGCAATGTCTATGCGATGGGCGTGACCATCGTGCTGGTGGAGCAGAACGCCAGCCGCGCGCTGGCCATTGCCGACCGGGGCTATGTGATGGAGTCGGGCATCATCACGATGACCGGCCCGGGCCAGCAGCTGCTGGCCGACCCCAAGGTGCGCGCCGCCTATCTGGGCGAATAG
- a CDS encoding ABC transporter ATP-binding protein has protein sequence MTNTQAPTLKVAGISKRFGGLQALSDVGLTIERGQVYGLIGPNGAGKTTFFNVITGLYTPDSGSFELAGKPYEPKAVHLVAKAGIARTFQNIRLFSDMTALENVMVGRHVRSHSGLLGAIFRTPGFKAEERAIAERARELLAYVGIERYADYKARTLSYGDQRRLEIARALATDPQLIALDEPAAGMNATEKVQLRELIDRIRNDNRTILLIEHDVKLVMGLCDRVTVLDYGKRLAEGSPAEVQKDEKVIEAYLGTGGH, from the coding sequence ATGACGAACACACAAGCTCCTACACTCAAGGTGGCAGGTATTTCCAAGCGCTTTGGCGGCTTGCAGGCCCTCTCGGATGTGGGTCTGACCATCGAGCGCGGCCAGGTCTATGGCCTGATCGGCCCCAACGGTGCGGGCAAGACCACGTTCTTCAATGTGATCACCGGCCTGTACACGCCCGACAGCGGCAGCTTTGAGCTCGCTGGCAAGCCCTACGAGCCCAAGGCCGTGCACCTGGTGGCCAAGGCCGGCATTGCGCGCACGTTCCAGAACATCCGTCTGTTCTCCGACATGACGGCGCTGGAGAACGTGATGGTGGGCCGCCATGTGCGCAGCCATTCGGGCCTCCTGGGCGCGATCTTTCGCACACCGGGCTTCAAGGCCGAGGAGCGGGCCATTGCGGAGCGTGCCCGCGAGCTGCTCGCCTATGTGGGCATTGAGCGCTATGCCGATTACAAGGCGCGCACCTTGTCTTACGGCGACCAGCGCCGCCTGGAGATTGCGCGCGCGCTGGCCACCGACCCGCAACTGATTGCGCTCGACGAGCCCGCCGCCGGCATGAATGCGACCGAGAAGGTGCAGCTGCGCGAGCTGATCGACCGCATCCGCAACGACAACCGCACGATCTTGCTGATCGAGCATGATGTGAAGCTGGTGATGGGACTGTGCGACCGGGTGACCGTGCTCGACTACGGCAAGCGGCTGGCCGAGGGGTCGCCCGCCGAGGTGCAGAAAGACGAAAAAGTGATTGAGGCCTATCTGGGCACCGGAGGACACTGA
- a CDS encoding branched-chain amino acid ABC transporter permease, giving the protein MKNNKAQFIVGAIALLVLPLILQSFGNAWVRIADLALLYVLLALGLNIVVGFAGLLDLGYVAFYAVGAYMLGLMASPHLAETFEGFKAMFPNGLHTSIWLVIPLAALLAAIAGMILGFPVLKLRGDYLAIVTLGFGEIIRIFMLNLDQPVNITNGPKGLGQIDSIKIFGFDFAKPLEIGSYTVSSVTLYYYLFLLLVVASVVICYRLQDSRIGRAWMAIREDEIAAKAMGINTRNLKLMAFGMGATFGGVSGAMFAGFQGFVSPESFSLMESIMIVAMVVLGGLGHIPGVILGAVLLSALPEVLRYVAGPLQQMTDGRLDASILRQLLIAVAMIVVMLLRPRGLWPAPEHGKSAIQKD; this is encoded by the coding sequence ATGAAGAACAACAAAGCACAGTTCATTGTGGGCGCGATTGCGCTGCTGGTATTGCCGCTGATCCTGCAGTCCTTTGGCAACGCCTGGGTGCGCATTGCCGACCTGGCACTGCTCTATGTCCTGCTGGCCCTGGGCCTGAACATCGTCGTGGGCTTTGCCGGCCTGCTGGACCTGGGCTATGTGGCCTTCTACGCGGTGGGCGCCTATATGCTGGGCCTGATGGCCTCGCCCCACCTGGCCGAGACCTTTGAAGGCTTCAAGGCCATGTTCCCCAATGGCCTGCACACCTCCATCTGGCTGGTGATACCGCTGGCCGCGTTGCTGGCGGCGATAGCGGGGATGATCTTGGGCTTTCCGGTGCTCAAGCTGCGCGGGGACTACCTGGCCATCGTGACCCTGGGTTTTGGCGAGATCATCCGCATCTTCATGCTGAACCTGGACCAGCCCGTCAACATCACCAATGGGCCCAAGGGCCTGGGCCAGATCGACTCGATCAAGATCTTTGGCTTTGACTTTGCCAAGCCGCTGGAGATCGGCAGCTACACGGTCTCGTCGGTCACCTTGTACTACTACCTGTTCCTGCTGCTGGTCGTGGCCAGTGTGGTGATCTGCTACCGCCTGCAGGACTCGCGCATCGGCCGCGCCTGGATGGCCATCCGCGAGGACGAGATTGCCGCCAAGGCCATGGGCATCAACACCCGCAACCTCAAGCTGATGGCCTTTGGCATGGGTGCCACGTTCGGTGGCGTGTCCGGCGCGATGTTTGCCGGCTTCCAGGGTTTTGTCTCGCCCGAGTCCTTCAGCCTGATGGAGTCGATCATGATCGTCGCCATGGTGGTGCTCGGCGGCCTGGGCCATATCCCCGGTGTGATTCTGGGTGCCGTGCTGCTGTCGGCGCTGCCTGAGGTGCTGCGCTATGTGGCCGGCCCGCTGCAGCAGATGACCGATGGCCGTCTGGATGCCTCCATCCTGCGCCAGCTCTTGATTGCGGTGGCGATGATCGTGGTGATGCTGCTGCGCCCACGCGGCCTGTGGCCGGCACCCGAGCATGGCAAGAGCGCGATCCAGAAAGACTGA